A stretch of the Anaeromyxobacter sp. genome encodes the following:
- a CDS encoding helix-turn-helix transcriptional regulator, which translates to MAERGLAQWQLAKKVGVKPSTLSDYLRGARPAPESLESEVEHALHLSPGTLTSKEQR; encoded by the coding sequence CTGGCGGAGCGCGGTCTCGCGCAGTGGCAGCTCGCCAAGAAGGTGGGCGTGAAGCCCAGCACCCTCTCGGACTACCTGCGCGGGGCCAGGCCGGCACCGGAGTCCCTGGAGTCTGAAGTCGAGCACGCGCTGCACCTCTCCCCCGGAACCCTCACTTCAAAGGAGCAGCGCTGA
- a CDS encoding SocA family protein produces MRNRGFDYDEHKLGELIVYIASKCEKHVRFGATKLNKILFYADFIAYENLGKPITGAEYQKLPHGPAPVRLLPVQAQLVALQAVVKREGVTPGGYTEKRLVPLRRANLKGFEPDEIAVVDEVIEAFKDASAVAVSEFSHRMPGWKFALDNEVIPYFTALLPEDVGPLSTGDATWAGLVVERFASA; encoded by the coding sequence ATGCGTAATCGAGGATTCGACTACGACGAGCACAAGCTCGGCGAACTCATCGTCTACATCGCCTCCAAGTGCGAGAAGCACGTCCGCTTTGGGGCCACGAAACTGAACAAGATCCTCTTCTACGCGGACTTCATCGCGTACGAGAACCTTGGCAAGCCGATCACCGGGGCGGAGTACCAGAAGCTCCCCCACGGGCCGGCTCCAGTTCGGCTGCTTCCGGTTCAAGCTCAGCTCGTAGCTCTGCAGGCGGTGGTAAAGCGCGAAGGCGTAACTCCCGGTGGCTATACCGAGAAGCGCCTGGTGCCCCTGCGTCGCGCAAACTTGAAGGGGTTCGAGCCAGATGAGATTGCGGTTGTGGATGAAGTCATCGAGGCATTCAAGGATGCCTCGGCGGTAGCGGTTAGCGAGTTCTCCCACCGCATGCCCGGGTGGAAGTTCGCATTGGACAATGAGGTGATTCCGTACTTCACGGCGCTGCTGCCGGAGGACGTCGGACCCCTCTCGACAGGAGATGCGACATGGGCTGGGCTAGTGGTCGAGCGGTTTGCCTCGGCGTGA
- a CDS encoding restriction endonuclease subunit S: MERRLLLAEVADMTSGGTPSKSNPAFWGGSIPWLSAKDMKTARIYDTEDHVTALGAANGTRVAKEGATLLLVRGMTLLSDVPICSAGRDLTFNQDVKALVAKPGVDPDFLFYSVLAAKPELLGMVDLAGHGTGRLPTDRVQSLPVWVPELTEQRAIASALRALDAKIDLNRQMNTTLETTARALFKSWFVDFDPVRARAEGRAPAGMDAATARLFPDGFERSEIGDIPRGWHAGAYGPGLTVVKGKSYKSDELQPSRTALVTLKSFLRGGGYRADGLKEYVGPCKLEQVVNPGEVVVAFTDVTQAAEVIGRPARIRADERYERLVASLDVGIIRPSAPELPPNFLYYCFLEPAFRDHTYAHSNGSTVLHLAAGAVEKYVGLWPSVESASAFAALVRPFVEHQDANWRQSDGLAALRNALLPRLLSGELRVRDAEKAVEQVA, from the coding sequence GTGGAACGTAGGCTTCTCCTAGCGGAGGTCGCCGACATGACCTCCGGGGGGACTCCCTCCAAGTCCAACCCTGCGTTTTGGGGCGGTAGTATTCCTTGGCTGTCAGCAAAGGACATGAAGACCGCACGCATCTACGACACCGAAGACCACGTCACCGCCCTGGGTGCGGCGAACGGAACAAGGGTGGCTAAAGAGGGGGCCACTCTGCTCCTCGTACGAGGAATGACCTTGTTGTCCGATGTGCCGATTTGCTCGGCCGGTCGTGATCTAACGTTTAATCAGGACGTGAAGGCACTCGTTGCGAAGCCAGGGGTTGATCCCGATTTCCTCTTTTACTCGGTCCTCGCAGCAAAGCCGGAGTTGCTAGGCATGGTCGACTTGGCCGGTCATGGTACGGGGCGCTTACCGACCGACCGAGTCCAGTCACTGCCTGTCTGGGTCCCCGAGCTAACGGAGCAGCGCGCCATCGCCTCCGCGCTCCGGGCCCTTGACGCCAAGATCGACCTGAACCGCCAGATGAACACGACGCTGGAGACGACGGCGCGGGCGCTCTTCAAGAGCTGGTTCGTGGACTTCGACCCCGTGCGCGCCAGGGCCGAGGGGCGGGCGCCGGCGGGTATGGACGCAGCGACGGCTAGGCTCTTCCCGGACGGCTTCGAGAGGTCAGAGATCGGCGACATCCCGAGGGGGTGGCACGCAGGTGCCTACGGCCCCGGGCTTACGGTCGTAAAGGGTAAGTCCTACAAGAGCGACGAACTCCAGCCGTCACGCACTGCACTGGTCACTCTCAAGTCATTCCTTCGTGGGGGCGGGTACCGTGCTGACGGACTCAAGGAGTACGTTGGTCCTTGCAAGCTGGAGCAGGTAGTCAACCCCGGCGAGGTTGTTGTGGCATTCACCGACGTGACCCAAGCCGCCGAAGTGATTGGTAGGCCTGCGCGCATTCGGGCAGATGAACGGTACGAAAGGTTGGTCGCGTCGTTGGACGTTGGCATCATTCGTCCGTCTGCGCCGGAGTTGCCGCCCAACTTCCTCTACTACTGCTTCCTGGAGCCTGCCTTCCGGGACCACACCTACGCGCACTCGAATGGATCTACCGTCCTCCACCTGGCGGCAGGCGCCGTAGAGAAGTACGTCGGTCTCTGGCCGTCGGTGGAGTCCGCGTCGGCGTTCGCGGCCTTGGTGCGCCCATTCGTCGAGCACCAGGACGCGAACTGGCGCCAGAGCGATGGTCTGGCAGCTCTACGCAACGCCCTCCTCCCAAGGCTCCTCTCCGGCGAGCTTCGCGTCCGCGATGCCGAGAAGGCCGTGGAGCAGGTCGCGTGA
- a CDS encoding type I restriction-modification system subunit M, translated as MPVTPKHRRKALECLGRDRLLELADQAEAAVADRRSKDAAIDALVRSKKVDFGALLAGLSRDELKGICRALDLDDSGKEKAPIVERILSVGEEPLEEIPSSEAEPEEEAPPEPAPAKRGRAKKAAEVSTSGTDLGFENKLFQAADKLRNNMDAAEYKHVVLGLVFLKYISDAFEELHAKLEAQHAEGADPEARDEYTAERVFWVPKVARWDHIQANAKQPSIGQLVDDAMVAVERDNPALKGVLTKNYGRPTLDKQRLGELVDLISTIGLGTKEHRSKDVLGRVYEYFLGQFALAEGRQGGQFYTPRSVVQLLVEMLAPYKGRVYDPCCGSGGMFVQSEKFIEEHGGKVGDLSIYGQESNPTTWRLARMNLAIRSIEANLGAENADTFHRDLHKDLKADYVIANPPFNVSDWGQERIQDDVRWRYGTPPAGNANFGWVQHFIHHLAPTGQAGFVLANGSMSSGQSGEGDIRKALVEADLVDCMVALPGQLFYSTQIPACLWFLSRDKSGGRFRDRRGEVLFIDARKLGRMIDRTQRELGPEDIAKVAGAYHAWRGDKGAAKYEDVAGFCKGASLDEVRGHGHVLTPGRYVGAEDVVDDGEPFEERFPKLLAELEHQFTESASLGASILTTMKRLARGT; from the coding sequence ATGCCAGTGACTCCGAAGCACCGCCGCAAGGCCCTGGAATGCCTTGGTCGCGACCGCCTTCTCGAACTGGCCGACCAAGCCGAGGCCGCGGTCGCGGACAGGCGCTCGAAGGACGCCGCCATCGACGCCCTGGTCCGCTCCAAGAAGGTCGACTTCGGCGCCCTCCTGGCTGGCCTGTCCCGCGACGAGTTGAAGGGCATCTGCCGAGCGCTCGACTTGGACGACTCCGGCAAGGAGAAGGCCCCCATCGTCGAACGCATTCTCTCGGTCGGCGAGGAGCCGCTAGAGGAGATTCCCAGTTCGGAGGCGGAGCCGGAGGAGGAGGCGCCGCCCGAGCCCGCCCCTGCGAAGCGCGGCCGTGCCAAGAAGGCCGCGGAGGTCTCAACCTCCGGCACCGACCTGGGCTTCGAGAACAAGCTCTTCCAGGCCGCCGACAAGCTCCGCAACAACATGGACGCGGCCGAGTACAAGCACGTCGTCCTGGGGCTCGTGTTCCTCAAGTATATCTCCGACGCCTTCGAGGAGCTGCACGCCAAGCTTGAGGCGCAGCACGCCGAGGGCGCCGACCCGGAGGCGCGCGACGAGTACACCGCCGAGCGCGTCTTCTGGGTGCCGAAGGTGGCCCGCTGGGACCACATCCAGGCTAACGCCAAGCAGCCGTCCATCGGCCAGCTCGTCGACGACGCCATGGTCGCCGTCGAGCGCGACAACCCGGCCCTGAAGGGCGTGCTCACCAAGAACTACGGCCGGCCCACGCTCGACAAGCAGCGGCTCGGCGAGCTGGTCGACCTCATCTCGACCATCGGCCTCGGCACCAAGGAGCACCGCTCCAAGGACGTGCTGGGCCGGGTCTATGAGTACTTCCTGGGCCAGTTCGCCCTCGCCGAGGGACGCCAGGGCGGCCAGTTCTACACGCCCCGGTCGGTGGTGCAGCTCCTGGTCGAGATGCTCGCACCGTACAAGGGTCGCGTCTACGACCCCTGCTGCGGCTCGGGCGGCATGTTCGTGCAGTCGGAGAAGTTCATCGAGGAGCACGGCGGCAAGGTCGGCGACCTATCCATCTACGGCCAGGAGTCCAACCCGACGACGTGGCGGCTCGCCCGGATGAACCTCGCCATTCGCTCCATCGAGGCCAACCTCGGTGCCGAGAACGCAGACACCTTCCATCGCGACCTGCATAAGGACCTCAAGGCTGACTACGTCATCGCCAACCCGCCCTTCAACGTGAGTGACTGGGGCCAGGAGCGGATCCAGGACGACGTACGGTGGCGGTACGGGACGCCGCCCGCTGGCAATGCGAACTTTGGCTGGGTGCAGCACTTCATCCACCACCTGGCGCCGACCGGCCAGGCCGGCTTCGTCCTCGCCAACGGCTCGATGTCCTCAGGCCAGTCAGGTGAGGGGGACATCCGGAAGGCGCTCGTAGAGGCCGACCTCGTCGACTGCATGGTGGCGTTGCCTGGGCAGCTCTTCTACTCGACCCAGATCCCTGCGTGTCTCTGGTTCCTGTCCCGGGACAAGTCTGGCGGCCGGTTCCGCGACCGGCGCGGCGAGGTGCTCTTCATCGATGCCCGCAAGCTGGGCCGGATGATCGACCGGACGCAGCGAGAGCTGGGGCCGGAGGACATCGCCAAGGTGGCCGGCGCCTACCACGCTTGGCGCGGTGACAAGGGAGCGGCGAAGTACGAGGACGTTGCAGGGTTCTGCAAGGGCGCCTCGCTCGACGAGGTGCGCGGCCACGGGCATGTCCTCACGCCGGGCCGGTACGTCGGTGCCGAGGACGTCGTGGACGATGGTGAGCCGTTTGAGGAGCGGTTCCCGAAGCTCCTAGCGGAATTGGAGCATCAGTTCACTGAAAGTGCCAGCCTGGGCGCATCCATTCTGACCACCATGAAGAGGCTTGCTCGTGGAACGTAG
- a CDS encoding helix-turn-helix transcriptional regulator: protein MDAPVTTKAALLQVLISGPGFGLDLIDRARTRTGGAVRLNQGSVYPALRSLESSGLIESYEEADPTGIRGGRPRRYYRITAKGHRAATAQSQAIMALVQFQVVRP from the coding sequence ATGGATGCTCCGGTCACTACCAAGGCGGCCCTTCTTCAGGTCCTCATTTCGGGTCCTGGCTTCGGTCTCGACCTCATTGACCGTGCAAGAACTCGCACGGGCGGCGCGGTAAGGCTGAATCAAGGTTCCGTCTACCCTGCCTTGAGATCGCTGGAGAGCAGCGGGCTCATCGAGTCGTACGAGGAGGCCGATCCCACCGGGATTCGCGGCGGCCGCCCGCGCCGATATTACCGGATCACCGCCAAGGGCCACCGTGCTGCTACGGCGCAGAGCCAAGCCATCATGGCGCTCGTTCAGTTTCAGGTGGTGCGGCCATGA